A genomic window from Microvirga sp. TS319 includes:
- a CDS encoding alpha/beta fold hydrolase → MSHPLQTSSIKKWKDAPTRSVDVVGTKFVYRQLGPAAGVPVIMLNHWGAVLDNFDPRIVDGLAATRPVIAFNYRGVGASGGKAPLTVAEMAEDGIAFIRALGFEEVDLLGFSLGGFVAQDIVLKEPDLVRKVILTGTGPAGGEGIEKVGAVSWPLILKGMLTFRDPKFYLFFTSTTNGRRAAKAFLECLHERKVDRDKPVTISAFLRQLKAIKAWGTQAQQDLGAIRKPVLVTNGDQDKMVPSSNSIDLARRLPNAELVLYEDAGHGGIFQYHEAFVRKALEFLAR, encoded by the coding sequence ATGTCCCATCCGTTACAAACCAGCTCGATCAAAAAGTGGAAAGATGCGCCGACCAGGAGCGTCGATGTTGTAGGGACGAAGTTCGTCTACCGGCAGCTCGGGCCGGCGGCCGGTGTCCCGGTGATCATGCTGAACCATTGGGGCGCAGTCCTGGATAACTTCGATCCGCGCATTGTCGACGGCCTCGCTGCGACCAGGCCAGTGATTGCCTTCAACTATCGGGGCGTCGGTGCATCGGGCGGCAAGGCGCCGCTCACGGTGGCAGAGATGGCCGAGGACGGGATTGCCTTTATCCGTGCGCTAGGCTTCGAGGAGGTCGATCTGCTCGGCTTTTCTCTTGGCGGTTTCGTGGCGCAGGACATCGTGCTGAAAGAGCCCGATCTTGTTCGCAAGGTCATCCTGACCGGCACTGGCCCGGCAGGGGGCGAAGGCATCGAAAAGGTAGGGGCTGTGTCTTGGCCGCTCATCCTCAAGGGCATGCTGACGTTCCGGGACCCGAAATTCTATCTCTTCTTCACCTCGACGACGAATGGCCGCCGCGCCGCGAAAGCCTTTCTGGAGTGCCTGCACGAGCGCAAGGTGGATCGCGACAAGCCGGTCACGATTAGCGCATTCCTGAGGCAACTCAAGGCGATCAAGGCCTGGGGCACGCAGGCGCAACAGGATCTAGGCGCGATCCGAAAGCCTGTCCTGGTCACGAATGGCGACCAGGACAAGATGGTGCCGAGCAGCAACTCGATCGACCTGGCGCGCCGCCTGCCGAATGCCGAACTCGTCCTCTATGAGGATGCCGGACACGGAGGCATCTTCCAGTATCATGAGGCCTTCGTGAGGAAGGCTTTGGAGTTTCTCGCGCGCTGA
- a CDS encoding IS6 family transposase: MTQPVSYKRHRFPPEIIAHAVWLYFRFPLSLRLVEEMLLERGIVVSYETVRRWALKFGPDYARRLKRKRPSRRDIWHLDEVVITIAGQKHWLWRAVDQDGYVLDEIVQTRRDTKAAKRLLKRLLKKQGRPPRRMITDKLGSYAAARRQIIPRTEHRSHKGLNSRAENSHLPLRRREHAMQGFRSPGGLQRFTFVFSAIRNLFVPPCSRRSALATHLHRLNAMAEWKAAAGLIA, from the coding sequence ATGACCCAGCCTGTCAGCTACAAACGCCATCGCTTCCCACCCGAGATCATCGCCCATGCGGTCTGGTTATACTTCCGGTTCCCGCTGAGCCTGCGACTGGTCGAAGAGATGCTCCTGGAGCGCGGCATCGTCGTCTCCTATGAGACTGTGCGTCGCTGGGCTCTGAAGTTTGGGCCGGACTATGCTCGGCGCCTCAAACGCAAGCGGCCGAGCCGGCGTGACATCTGGCATCTCGACGAGGTCGTGATCACCATTGCTGGCCAGAAGCACTGGCTCTGGCGTGCCGTCGATCAGGATGGCTACGTGCTGGATGAGATCGTCCAGACGCGGCGCGACACCAAGGCTGCTAAGCGCTTGTTGAAGCGTCTATTGAAGAAGCAGGGCCGTCCGCCGCGGCGGATGATCACCGACAAACTCGGCTCCTACGCCGCCGCCCGCCGTCAGATCATACCGAGAACCGAGCACCGCTCGCACAAAGGCCTGAATAGTCGTGCGGAGAATTCGCATCTGCCGTTGCGCCGGCGAGAACACGCGATGCAAGGCTTCCGATCACCGGGAGGGCTACAGAGGTTCACCTTTGTGTTTTCCGCCATCCGCAATCTCTTCGTTCCGCCCTGTTCCCGCCGCTCTGCCCTTGCCACCCACCTGCACCGCCTCAATGCCATGGCGGAATGGAAAGCCGCGGCGGGCCTCATCGCTTGA